The nucleotide sequence TGCTGGAGCACACCGGTGCGGGCCTCGCGGAAGGTCAGCGCGCCGGTGGCCAGCGCGCTGACCGCCGCGACCAGCGCGAAGGCCGCCAGCAGCCGGAACCGCAGCCCGCGCAGGGCGGTGAAGGCCGTCATGAGGAGGAGTGGAACCGGTAGCCGAAGCTGCGTACGGTCCGCACGTAGCGGGGCTGCCCCGGCGGTTCGCCGATCTTGGTCCGCAGCCGTTTGACGCAGGCGTCCACCAGCCGCACGTCTCCGTGGTAGCTGTGCTGCCAGACCGCTTCGAGCAGTTGCTGCCGGCTGAGGACCTGCCCAGGCGCCGCGGACAGCGTCAGCAGCAGCCGCAGCTCCGACGGTGCGAGGGCGAGCGGTTCACCACGCAGGGTGATCACCAGGCCCGAGCGGTCGATGGTCAGGTCCCCGTGCGTCTCGATCCGCTGCTGCGGCTGATCGGTGAACCGGCGGAGCACGGCACGTATCCGCGCTTCGAGCACCCGCGCCTGGACCGGCTTGATCACGTAGTCGTCGGCGCCCGCCTCAAGACCGACGATGACATCGATGTCGTCACCCCGCGCGGTGACCATGATGATCGGGATCTGGTCGTGCGCCCGGATCCGGCGGCACACGTCGAGGCCCGAGATACCGGGCAGCATCAGGTCGAGCACCACGACGTCGGGCCGGAACGAGCGGAGGTGGTCAAGACCCTCCTCGCCGGTGGCCGCCGCGATGACCTCATGGTCGTGCCGGCGCAGGGCCAGCTCCACCCCCTGGCGGACGGCATGGTCATCCTCGATCAGCAAAACGCGCGGCATGAGGTCAGTATCCGTTGGCCACGGCGGACGGAAAGAGTCGGAAGGCCGTCGCCGGGCAACCGTTACAGGACGATCACACTGCACGTGGTCCGTACCCGTCGTCGCCCGCCCGGGCGGGGCTGACGGGCCGGGCCACCTGGCCCGGCCTACGATGACCGGACCAGCAGTGTCCCGCCCCTGGGAAGGTGCCCTGCATGACGAAGCTCGGTTTGCCGAACGAGATCGAAGCGTGTCTCTTCGACCTCGACGGTGTGATCACCAAGACGGCCGTCGTGCACGCGGCCGCCTGGAAGGAGATGTTCGACGAGTTCCTGCGCCGGCGCGACGGGGACGGCTTCCGTCCGTTCGACAAGGGCGCGGACTACGACGAATACGTGGACGGCAAACCGCGCGCCGACGGGGTGCGCGCCTTCCTGGCCTCGCGCGACATCGAACTGCCCGAGGGACAGCCCGACGACGGCTCCGACCAGGAGACCGTGCACGGCCTCGGCAACCGCAAGAACGACCTGCTGCTCGCGAAGATCCGCAAGGACGGGGTCGAGGCGTACGACGGCACGCTGCGCTACGTCAAGGCCGCCCGCGCGAGCGGCCTGAAGACCGCGGTCGTCTCCTCCAGCGCGAACTGCCAGGACATCCTGCGCTCCATCGGCGCCGAGGCGCTGTTCGAGGTCAGGATCGACGGCGTCGTCGCCACCGAGCGCGGGCTGCCGGGCAAGCCGCGCCCCGACACGTTCCTGGCGGCGGCGAAGGACCTCGGTGTGACGGCAGCCGCCTCGGCGGTGTTCGAGGACGCCCTCGCGGGCATGGACGCCGGCCGGGCGGGCCACTTCGGGTACGTGGTCGGCGTCGACCGGGTGGGCCAGGCCGACGCCCTGCGCAGCCACGGCGCGGACATCGTCGTCAAGGACCTCGCCGAGCTGGAGTCGCAGGGATGATCACGCACACCTCGTACGCCGTCGAGCCGTGGGCCCTGCGCGAGACGGGCCTCAACCTGGACGTCCTGCCGCAGAGCGAGTCCGTCTTCGCCCTCTCCAACGGGCACGTCGGCTGGCGCGGCAATCTCGACGAGGGGGAGCCGCACGGGCTGCCAGGCTCGTATCTCAACGGGGTCCACGAACTGCACCCGCTGCCGTACGCGGAGGCCGGATACGGCTATCCCGA is from Streptomyces sp. NBC_00370 and encodes:
- a CDS encoding response regulator transcription factor, producing MPRVLLIEDDHAVRQGVELALRRHDHEVIAAATGEEGLDHLRSFRPDVVVLDLMLPGISGLDVCRRIRAHDQIPIIMVTARGDDIDVIVGLEAGADDYVIKPVQARVLEARIRAVLRRFTDQPQQRIETHGDLTIDRSGLVITLRGEPLALAPSELRLLLTLSAAPGQVLSRQQLLEAVWQHSYHGDVRLVDACVKRLRTKIGEPPGQPRYVRTVRSFGYRFHSSS
- a CDS encoding beta-phosphoglucomutase family hydrolase encodes the protein MTKLGLPNEIEACLFDLDGVITKTAVVHAAAWKEMFDEFLRRRDGDGFRPFDKGADYDEYVDGKPRADGVRAFLASRDIELPEGQPDDGSDQETVHGLGNRKNDLLLAKIRKDGVEAYDGTLRYVKAARASGLKTAVVSSSANCQDILRSIGAEALFEVRIDGVVATERGLPGKPRPDTFLAAAKDLGVTAAASAVFEDALAGMDAGRAGHFGYVVGVDRVGQADALRSHGADIVVKDLAELESQG